The Candidatus Nitrosocosmicus franklandus genome contains a region encoding:
- a CDS encoding SRPBCC domain-containing protein, protein MAKEIHTEININAHVTKVWELLTDFHNFELWNPFIRKIEGTPTIETKIKIHISTSRGKKRIYQPKITKLVPSKELRWFGKSMIPGFFNGERIFVLEPLENNHTRVIHKEIFTGILVDLVGNRLDKDLYDSFVSMNEALKKRAEQ, encoded by the coding sequence ATGGCGAAAGAAATTCATACTGAAATTAATATTAATGCACATGTCACAAAAGTATGGGAGTTACTGACAGATTTTCACAATTTTGAACTATGGAATCCGTTTATTCGAAAAATAGAAGGCACGCCAACCATTGAAACAAAAATCAAGATTCACATTAGTACATCGAGAGGCAAAAAAAGAATTTATCAACCAAAAATTACGAAGTTGGTACCATCAAAAGAACTGCGATGGTTTGGAAAATCAATGATACCTGGTTTTTTTAATGGAGAAAGGATCTTTGTCTTAGAACCACTTGAGAACAATCATACACGGGTTATACACAAAGAGATATTTACCGGAATATTGGTAGATCTGGTGGGAAATCGTTTGGATAAAGATCTGTATGACAGCTTTGTTTCTATGAACGAGGCATTAAAAAAACGGGCTGAACAATAA
- a CDS encoding MarR family transcriptional regulator, whose product MSSGREFNESPNHFMVLDAIARGMKKIDSIAKVTKLSKDEVKLIVNDLLTQKLVNANEKRGFFGNKKIELSITDTGSRILETKKEELSYKSQKLQQLYQSGDRSQMQSYMQDNRMWIPMMLFSGLINMVMFASMMSFMGMAMNPAESAQTEGQVDQSGGSAAEDSGAAADSGDAGGFSDTGFDGGGMDTGGFDSF is encoded by the coding sequence ATGTCATCAGGAAGGGAATTTAACGAAAGTCCAAATCATTTTATGGTATTGGACGCCATAGCTAGGGGAATGAAGAAAATAGACAGTATTGCAAAAGTTACCAAACTATCAAAGGATGAAGTGAAATTAATTGTTAATGATTTATTAACTCAAAAACTCGTAAACGCAAATGAAAAGCGAGGTTTTTTTGGCAACAAAAAAATTGAACTGTCGATAACAGATACAGGCTCCAGAATACTCGAAACCAAGAAAGAAGAACTGTCTTATAAATCACAAAAGCTTCAACAACTGTATCAAAGTGGAGATAGAAGCCAAATGCAGAGTTATATGCAAGATAATAGAATGTGGATACCAATGATGCTGTTCTCTGGATTGATAAATATGGTAATGTTTGCATCCATGATGTCATTTATGGGTATGGCAATGAACCCTGCAGAAAGTGCTCAAACAGAGGGACAAGTAGATCAGTCAGGTGGATCGGCAGCAGAGGATTCAGGGGCTGCAGCAGACTCCGGGGATGCAGGAGGATTTAGTGATACAGGGTTCGATGGTGGCGGAATGGATACAGGGGGTTTTGATTCATTCTAA
- a CDS encoding CBS domain-containing protein: MPFQRTTKIRDIMTRKLETIGSTASAHEVAIKMRDKKVSSVLVMDERYGIPLGIVTERDLARKVCVTDKNSTQLLASKVMSFPLIKVNSEVSALEAADLMLKNKVRHLLVVSTESQQEKRENGINEDKDLLKPVGIITPMDFIRYKLVISSGYLSKDSHEDNDTKRILEYYKNDANFD; the protein is encoded by the coding sequence ATGCCTTTTCAGAGAACCACTAAAATTCGTGATATTATGACCAGAAAACTTGAAACAATAGGATCGACCGCCTCTGCACATGAGGTGGCAATAAAGATGCGAGATAAAAAAGTCAGTTCTGTTCTTGTAATGGATGAGAGATACGGTATTCCACTTGGAATTGTTACTGAGAGAGATCTAGCAAGAAAAGTGTGCGTTACTGACAAGAACAGCACTCAATTATTGGCTAGCAAGGTAATGTCATTTCCTTTAATCAAAGTAAATTCAGAAGTATCTGCCCTGGAAGCAGCGGATTTGATGTTAAAAAACAAGGTTAGGCACTTACTTGTCGTTTCTACAGAATCCCAACAAGAAAAAAGGGAGAATGGGATAAACGAGGATAAAGATCTGCTTAAACCTGTCGGCATAATAACCCCTATGGACTTTATCAGATATAAATTAGTGATATCTAGTGGATATCTATCCAAAGATAGCCACGAGGATAACGACACTAAGAGAATTCTAGAATATTATAAGAATGATGCAAATTTTGATTGA
- a CDS encoding Rieske (2Fe-2S) protein, with amino-acid sequence MTWIKVCELSSLDNNNIVSFNHDNKEIMVVKAGDNIYAADRICTHAFADLSEGILNEDEKTLTCPLHLSAFKLNDGVPQNPPAETPLTTYETRIENNDVLVLFD; translated from the coding sequence ATGACGTGGATAAAAGTATGTGAACTAAGCTCATTAGATAACAACAATATCGTATCATTTAACCATGATAATAAGGAAATTATGGTAGTTAAAGCAGGTGACAATATTTACGCAGCTGATAGAATATGCACTCATGCTTTTGCTGATTTATCTGAAGGAATATTAAATGAAGATGAAAAAACGCTTACTTGCCCTTTACACTTGTCAGCGTTTAAGTTAAATGATGGTGTACCTCAGAATCCTCCTGCAGAAACACCGTTGACCACATACGAGACTAGAATCGAGAATAACGATGTTCTGGTTCTATTTGATTAG